A section of the Cylindrospermum stagnale PCC 7417 genome encodes:
- a CDS encoding plasmid mobilization protein yields the protein MSNKTKRTDGVARKITHPVRFAADEYEQLKKKAYEARVSITEFIRRAALRRRVVESPPPPQLNWKLYEELNAIGVNLNQIAKAANKAAKSGQDVNIDVEQLQNLVESLHTSIRETQLQLLECGVTEDEQE from the coding sequence ATGTCAAATAAAACGAAGAGGACTGATGGAGTTGCCAGAAAAATTACGCATCCTGTTCGCTTTGCTGCTGATGAGTATGAGCAACTGAAGAAAAAGGCTTATGAAGCCAGGGTGAGCATTACAGAATTTATTCGACGTGCTGCACTAAGGCGGCGTGTTGTGGAATCTCCACCTCCTCCACAGTTAAACTGGAAATTGTACGAAGAACTAAATGCTATTGGGGTGAATCTTAACCAAATAGCTAAAGCGGCAAACAAAGCAGCGAAGTCTGGACAAGATGTGAATATTGATGTTGAACAGCTACAAAATTTAGTAGAATCTCTGCATACATCCATCAGGGAAACCCAGTTGCAATTACTGGAGTGTGGGGTAACAGAGGATGAGCAGGAATAG
- a CDS encoding relaxase/mobilization nuclease domain-containing protein, translated as MIGKQFKNQSFRSTLDYVLGKDKATMIDSNMGGTTPRQLAKEFGAARRLRPNLQRACAHVILSIPHRDASHEKGMYHEHLEDEQYTEIAQHWLKAMKFLGEELNQSQYVVARHHDTNHEHIHIIASRIRMDGSVVPDSWDYRRSEVVVRQLEKEFGLEAVSCSSERVATKVKEECGIETAVSEHHAQTQKQRHHSSSKPPVTQLLADIIDEATKDQPTVTQFIKRLQQQSVVVHPQFSTQGLFKKAIAFEIDGVKVAGYKLGSAYSFPGLQKKRGVSYDPERDLPAICSCAAGELVELLPPAMEQLMAVSPPGEEMPVGITSDGAFQTIATVSGVMGYAPLDAIASGTALRAIAPEGMAHQMVTEEQHHISTISPIIRLFWQKVARPETYSGKYYDLQLEKDILKLKRKSGEEIAEITLDPSAESQDKGLTNEDLTRMEKLKALLLTQSRQQMHQNQVDMD; from the coding sequence TTGATTGGCAAACAGTTCAAAAATCAAAGCTTTCGCTCCACCCTAGACTATGTGCTGGGTAAGGATAAAGCCACCATGATCGACAGCAACATGGGTGGCACTACACCCAGGCAACTAGCCAAGGAGTTTGGTGCAGCCAGAAGACTGCGGCCCAATCTCCAACGTGCCTGCGCTCATGTCATTCTCTCCATTCCCCACCGCGATGCATCTCATGAGAAAGGCATGTATCATGAGCATTTGGAGGATGAGCAATACACTGAAATTGCCCAGCACTGGCTTAAGGCAATGAAATTCCTGGGTGAAGAATTAAATCAAAGCCAGTATGTGGTTGCCCGTCACCATGACACCAATCATGAACACATTCATATAATTGCTTCTCGTATCCGCATGGATGGGTCGGTTGTACCAGACTCTTGGGATTACCGCCGCAGTGAGGTGGTAGTGCGACAGTTAGAAAAGGAGTTTGGCTTGGAGGCAGTATCTTGTAGCAGTGAAAGAGTGGCTACAAAGGTTAAAGAGGAATGTGGTATTGAGACAGCTGTTAGCGAACACCACGCCCAAACCCAAAAGCAGAGACATCACTCTTCCAGTAAACCACCTGTTACCCAACTCTTAGCTGACATCATTGATGAAGCGACAAAAGACCAACCAACTGTTACCCAGTTTATCAAGAGACTCCAGCAGCAAAGTGTTGTGGTTCATCCCCAGTTCAGCACCCAAGGGTTGTTTAAAAAGGCGATCGCTTTTGAGATAGATGGTGTGAAGGTAGCTGGCTACAAATTAGGTTCAGCATATAGCTTTCCTGGTCTTCAGAAAAAACGGGGCGTATCTTATGACCCAGAACGGGACTTGCCTGCAATATGTTCATGTGCTGCTGGTGAATTGGTTGAACTGCTACCACCGGCTATGGAGCAATTGATGGCAGTATCGCCCCCTGGTGAGGAAATGCCAGTAGGGATTACTTCCGATGGTGCATTCCAGACAATAGCTACAGTGAGCGGTGTGATGGGCTACGCCCCGCTGGATGCGATCGCCTCCGGCACTGCGCTCCGCGCGATCGCACCAGAAGGCATGGCACACCAGATGGTAACTGAGGAACAACACCACATTAGTACCATCAGCCCTATTATCCGGCTGTTTTGGCAGAAAGTAGCACGACCAGAAACATATTCAGGAAAATACTACGACCTTCAGCTAGAGAAAGATATTCTCAAGCTGAAACGCAAGAGTGGAGAAGAGATTGCAGAAATTACCCTTGATCCTAGTGCTGAAAGCCAAGATAAAGGGTTGACCAATGAGGATTTGACGAGAATGGAAAAACTGAAGGCGTTGCTGTTGACCCAAAGCCGACAGCAAATGCACCAAAACCAAGTGGATATGGATTAA